One genomic segment of Candidatus Nitrosotalea sinensis includes these proteins:
- the rrp4 gene encoding exosome complex RNA-binding protein Rrp4 produces the protein MDVKRRYVIPGDVIATGPLRPEQNVYQDGDRMISTCVGISEIFDNSVKVIPLTGGYMPKTNDLVIGKVIGTSPLSWEFDINSCFVGFLPAQDVFGRDYSPTKDELKQRLDVGDLVATRIANFDRSRDPLLTVQDRDLGKIEAGELVEISPSKVPRLIGKRGSMIQTIEMATKAIITIGQNGWVVISCEDSEGLLKAVEAVKMIDALAHTPNLTERVKSMLGVPDGENNDTIND, from the coding sequence ATGGATGTAAAAAGAAGATATGTTATTCCAGGCGACGTTATAGCAACTGGACCTCTTCGACCAGAACAAAATGTATACCAAGATGGAGATAGAATGATCTCAACATGCGTAGGTATATCTGAAATTTTCGATAATTCTGTCAAAGTCATCCCTCTCACTGGAGGATACATGCCAAAGACAAATGACTTGGTTATTGGCAAAGTAATAGGAACATCCCCGCTGTCTTGGGAATTTGATATCAATTCTTGCTTTGTAGGATTTTTACCGGCTCAGGACGTTTTTGGCAGAGACTATTCTCCTACCAAAGATGAATTAAAACAGAGACTTGATGTAGGTGATTTGGTTGCTACACGAATTGCTAATTTTGATAGATCAAGAGACCCTCTCCTTACGGTACAGGACAGAGATCTTGGCAAAATAGAAGCTGGAGAACTAGTAGAGATCTCTCCAAGTAAAGTACCTAGGTTGATTGGAAAACGTGGTTCTATGATCCAAACAATAGAGATGGCTACTAAAGCAATTATAACAATAGGTCAAAATGGGTGGGTTGTAATCTCTTGTGAAGATTCCGAGGGATTATTAAAGGCAGTAGAAGCAGTGAAAATGATTGATGCCCTTGCGCATACACCGAATTTGACTGAAAGAGTCAAATCTATGCTTGGGGTACCAGATGGTGAAAATAATGACACAATTAATGACTGA
- a CDS encoding ribosome assembly factor SBDS, with translation MDTKVTIVRFSVEGEKFEILVKPDPALEFKLGKRKDISGVLISDEIYSDSNKGTRASTEKLMKAFKTTDPVAVATIMLQKGDLNLTTDQRRKMVSEKRKQIVDFISKTYVDPRSHLPHPPLRIEQAMDDARVSVDPFRNTDEQIKEILEQLRSIIPLKSENMLLEILVPAQFAAQSYSVLKSFGTLKKEEWQSNGALKVILDIPAAARANVMDRLGSVTKGTASIEVAK, from the coding sequence ATGGATACAAAAGTAACGATTGTGAGGTTCTCAGTAGAAGGAGAAAAATTTGAGATATTAGTAAAGCCAGATCCTGCTCTGGAGTTCAAACTAGGTAAGCGTAAGGACATCTCAGGCGTCTTAATTTCTGATGAAATTTACTCTGATTCCAATAAAGGTACTAGAGCATCTACTGAAAAACTCATGAAAGCATTCAAAACAACAGATCCCGTTGCAGTTGCAACAATAATGCTCCAAAAAGGAGATCTAAATCTTACTACTGATCAGAGAAGAAAAATGGTATCAGAAAAGCGTAAACAAATTGTTGACTTTATTTCAAAAACATATGTAGACCCAAGATCTCATCTACCACATCCCCCACTTAGAATAGAACAAGCCATGGATGATGCAAGAGTATCAGTTGATCCTTTTCGAAATACTGATGAGCAGATAAAAGAAATACTTGAACAACTTCGTTCTATAATTCCATTAAAGTCTGAAAACATGCTTCTTGAAATTTTAGTACCGGCACAATTTGCAGCTCAATCATACTCTGTCTTGAAATCTTTTGGAACTTTGAAAAAAGAAGAATGGCAATCAAATGGTGCACTTAAAGTAATACTAGATATACCGGCGGCGGCAAGGGCAAATGTAATGGATAGATTAGGTTCTGTAACAAAAGGTACTGCTTCTATTGAGGTTGCAAAATGA